Proteins encoded by one window of Dioscorea cayenensis subsp. rotundata cultivar TDr96_F1 unplaced genomic scaffold, TDr96_F1_v2_PseudoChromosome.rev07_lg8_w22 25.fasta BLBR01000827.1, whole genome shotgun sequence:
- the LOC120255081 gene encoding ethylene-responsive transcription factor LEP-like codes for MDIPDLQCINLPRHRRRRSRGSTGYLGVRRRPSGRYVAEITNPHTRKRHWIGTFDTTEETTLAYDISSIIFSGINRAETNFYYEFPTMPSPPPPPPSLPPPTLSAPPPPPLPPLLHPPSEEEEECYSKYDFEINNHDDDWI; via the coding sequence ATGGACATACCTGACTTACAATGCATCAACCTACCCCGTCACCGAAGAAGACGATCTAGAGGATCAACGGGGTACTTAGGAGTACGAAGGAGACCTTCGGGACGTTATGTAGCAGAGATTACAAACCCTCATACTAGAAAAAGACATTGGATAGGTACATTTGATACAACAGAGGAAACAACATTGGCTTATGACATATCATCAATTATCTTTAGTGGTATCAATAGAGCTGAAACTAATTTTTACTATGAGTTTCCTACTATGCCTTCTccacctcctccaccaccatCTCTGCCACCTCCTACACTATCAGCTCCGCCACCTCCTCCACTACCACCTCTGCTACATCCTCCttcggaggaggaggaggaatgTTATTCTAAGTATGACTTTGAGATTAATAATCATGATGATGATTGGATCA